aatgcaagaaggcttagaggtgaaCTGATGGGGTtattgagagccttaacccaatcagtgaattaatcccctgagagGGATGAACTGGGTGGTAAGTAAAGGCTGATggatgtggatggaggaggtgggtcattggaagCTTgcctttggaatatatattttctatctggtgagtggagtctctctctctctccgctTCCTGATAATATCCTGAGCTACtctcttccaccacactcttctgccatgatgttctgccttatctctatccctgaggaatggagccagctacctttggactgagacctctgaaactgtgaacccccaaataagtcttttcctcctctaattgttttttgtcaggtcttttggtcacagcagcaaaaaggctgCCTAAAACAAATATAACAGTAAAATAGTcatggagagaggaggaaaagtgaatGCATGGAATAGGAATGTGGAATATAAATGGCTGGGAGACTCAGCAAGGACACATAATAGACAGCATCATTTAATCAGTGACTAAAGGAATGGAATTTCTCACTCTCCGTTTCAGGAAATCCTATCCTCAAAATAATTAGAATTGGTTAAACCAAACTCACAAAAACCAAGAAgcattttcatgaaatattttgtaaccATCCCAGATAGACATGTCCACAATTTATATGACTTTCTGAAACCCTCTATCTGAATGCTCTAAGAAAAGAACATTAATTTTCTGGTACATTAAGTGACTCAGTGTGATTCGCCAACCTCTATCTTTCCACCTGTTTGCAGATCATTTATTTTCAGTCCTGTGttcatagagaaagaagaacTGCCACTTACCAGCATTCTTGTGGATTTTCTCCCTGCTACAACAGTCAAGGATCCTGAACTAATAAACTGAAAATGGGAAGTAAAGGAGATAGAGAATATTAAGTCTCAACCACGTGCTTCTTGGCCTTCTCTGAATTAGTGGACGCCTAGCGTTAGTTACACAAACCTCATTTCTAAACTCACACGCTAGAACCAAAATTATACTTGATGTTGCTCATTATTTTacacaactaaaattttaaagaagtttgTATTTTAAGCAAGCTTAtcctcttttcattttgttttacgTCTGGCTTTGAACAAGTTTTTGTGATTATAGacactttaaaaacatatatacatttagTTAACTCAATAGAATTAtagttatgtttatgtttatattaagtatatgaaattatatatgcatgcatTTAGAATATGATTTCTTATATTTCTACTCAGGCTGCAGATAAATGTCTGAATTATTGGACTAGATATTCCAAGAGATATTTTATAAATCTAAGTGTCTTTATCTATGTACCCTatagtttttaaatctttaataatAATCCTATTTCTGTGATACTAATTTTGATACACTGAATTCTCACAATAGTTacattttcttaacttttatcatttttaactCCTCAGTCTCACCACCCTTCACCAAATCATTCCTGTGGATTGAGAGAAAAGTTGCCAAAATCATGGAGAGAAATCTTGCTTCTTAAAATTCAGCTATTGGATTCCGACTGAACATGCAGGAACTATCTATGGATTCTGCTTCAGATAAAGAAGCAGAAGTTATCACAGGACCCTCCTCAGCCCCTCTGTAAGAGCATATGCTCTGTGTCCCCATCCCTGCTCTCTCTCACACTTGTCCCGTCACCTTGATCAAATCCCTGCCAAATCACTCCCCACCTGTTTGGAGGTGTGTGCATCCCCATTGTTGAGATCACCTACCTGATAGCAGTgtggagataaaataaaatgatacataaaAAGGACTCCAGTATTTGCCCAGCACACAGAAAACATCCAAATTGTCAATGATATCTAAAGTTTTTatacacattttttcatttaattccaGAGATCCAGAGAGGGTCCTCATGCTATTTTTACCATCCTGGTGAGGAAACTGAAGGGCAAGAGCTCATGTCTTTTCTGCTATCACACTGTTCATCAGGATGAGCcagagagagatgagaaaatagaaaggATCATGTGGTCAGTACACGACAGGGCATGGACACATTGGGGTGAGGACCAGGCTGTGGCTGTAGGTAAGAACAGGCACAGAGGGCACATCATAGACCTTAGACTGTGCTCTGCAGTGGTATGGACCAGAGAGAAGCTTTCAGCAATTGTCAGTTTTGAGTCTTAGTGTTGATGatgttaaaatgagaaaaaaaacaaacactatcCTCACTGAAATACTGCAATCAGTATTCTCTTTTCTACAGTACAGTATGGAAATCCACCATTTAGGTAGTCAGGATttattatgcaaaatatatttagaaaaattcagAGCTTAACTAGCATCAAAATAATATTATCTAAAAATTTCTGGAATGCTAAACCCAAATTACATGTTTTGGACTGTACCCAGAAAcagtatataatattttctcaGAATATGAACTCTGATTTTGATCAAGAAATAGCCAGATTAAGTAcaatcttctttttctgtggttgttattgtttttagcAATTTCATTTTAAAGGAGAGCtaaagtttggagattaggggagaaaaaaaggaatgaaatattcatttttagaagtttttttcccttcatttgcCAATAACTGTCCTATTCACAACTTTCAATTAAATATCTCCATCTTACATTTTATAATagctgctttattttttaagttcagtTCAGAACTGGACATAGGTAACTTGTCAAAGATCTAGCACTAGGGATTAAACAagcaaataataatgatattagTAATAGTAAGTAGTAGCAATGGCTGATTAAGAGTTTCTATTAGccactttaaaaatgaatctcAGGCAAACAATAATCAAATAACAAAGATGAACGAGTAAATTCCAAAGATCACCTAGGCCCCCATCTGTGGATTCTGACTGGACATGTAGGAACCATCTATggatggggtttttgtttgtttgtttgtttttctgaataCATTTTGACCCAGATAAGGGAAATGGCTCTTCTGATTTTCCAACAGTGAtccaaagaaaaatttcttatCTCCcaagcctggactcccagctgaACCACAGGGCAATACTCATTCACCAGTACTCATTTTTCATTGGATTCTGTTAGTATCCATAAATTTAACCTCTAGATACTAAGTTCCTGTTTGGGACTTAAATGTGCTTAGCAAATATGATTTCTTGAATCAGAAACAAAGGGACTTCTTTTCACCTTGCTTATGTCAAAAACTATAATTTAAAGCCACAGTATGTAGCCTTCAAACGACCTTCAAATGACCTACAAACAACACTTTCATAACCAAACATAACCAGCCTCTTAATTCAAAATATAGACTATGAACTTGATGGAGCTCATGCTTCTAGCTGTTGCATCTAAGAAATGATCAATGAATAGCCAGGGGGGAAGGGGTACTCACAAGCACAGCGCCATATAGTGGATACCCTGTGTAGACcgtgaaaaaaaagaagtgcctGAAGAAGTGGGTCAGGAACTCTGAGGATCCCAGGAAAACGCCCAAAGCCAGAATCACCACTCCATTCAGGATCTGCACCGCCTccaggaagaaaagcaaaagacaaaacACCATTTTAGCTTCCTTCAGAAAGAAGAGATCATGGCTTCCAGTGGTTAAAATATGAAGCCTAATTGCTAgcggtgaacattttttcatatatttgttgattgattgtacatcctcttctgagaagtgtctcttcaggtccttggcccatttattgattgggttatttggtttttttggtgcttagctttttgagttctttatataccctggagattagtgctctatctgatgtgtgaggggtaaagatgtGCTCCcgagctgtaggctctctattcacctcacagatttttccttttgctgagaagaaatttaatttgagtctatcccatttattgattcttgattttaattcttgtgccaaaggagtctgattaaggaagttggggcctaatcccaatatggaatgcagtatggagattccctggaaatctgggaatggaacaaccatttgacccagctatccctcccctcggtctatacccaaaggacttaaaaacagcatactatggggacacagccacatcaatgtttatagcagcacaattcacaatagctaaactgtggaaccaacctagatgcccttcagtggataaatggataaaaaaaaaatgaggtatatatatacaatgggatattcactcagcaataaaagagaataaaatcatggcatttgcaggtaaatggatggaattagagaagataatgctaagtgaagttagccaatccccaaaaaacaaatgctgaatgttttctctgatatcaaggaggctgattcatagtggggtggggagggggagcatgggaggaatagatgaactctagatagggcagaggggtgcaagggaaagggagggggaatggggttagaaatgatggtggaatgtgatgatcattattatccaaagtacatgtgagaagacatgaattggtatgaatacactttgtatacaaccagagatatgaaaaactgtgctctatatatgtaataagaattgtaatgcattccactgtcatataaataaaaaaaaatatgaagcctAAATAAGCTGGGCCAGAGCATCTCCTAGGAGGTTCTTGTTCCACTCTATCCCCATCAATTCCAGTGGCAAGACTTCATCGTCATCTGTCCACCTCCCCCCCTTTTCTATCCATTCTCACAAGGTCTAACTCAAATAAAGGAGCAGAAGAACAACGCAGATGTGCTGGAAAGACAAAAGTCCCAATACCTTCCCAGCAAGCTTTGGGGTCACAAGGTGAAGGAGGCAGACAGATGTTAAGCAGTATTCTGCTCGGCCTTTCTCTCAACGCAGTTTTCTTAATTCAAAATATAGACTATGAACTTGATGGAGCTCAGCCTCAGACCTGCGGGTCAGAAGGCACAAAGCAAGAATGAAGGGGGCCGTGGAGTCCTTCCCCCACGGTGGGACAGGCTGCTTTCTGCCATGAGAGAAGGCCTCTCCATGGCTGCTTCTCAGGTCGGACGTGTCTCAGACTTTTCTTCATCGTTGACTTAGTGATGAATAACTCAGAAATTCCTCCTGCTGGCCCGACACAAAGGTTTCCACatgatgattatttttctttccttttaatttctaaaCGAAGGCTGACTTACCCCAAGGGCCTGCAGGACTCCCTTCTGGTGATCCTGTGATCCCTCCATGAGCTGGTAAGCAGGATTATTCACACACTCTGGTTTGGCCTGGCCGCCCGGGGTGCTGCCCGCAGAGACCCTCGGTGGCTCTGCCTTGTTCCCTTCTTCAGAGGCCATTTGGGGTTGTTTTCGGCTGTCATGGAAAAGAAATCCAAAAGCTTAACGTTTTCCCCTTTGCCACGTGATAATAATATTTTTGGTGTGTTGGAAGAGTTCCACTCTGTCCATGCACCAAAATGATGGACCACAGATGGAGCAAGAAGGCAGAAGACAGAGTTGACATGATGCTCTGCTCTGTCCCACCCTTCTGAGGGCCATTTCCACGCCAGAAACATGTTTCTCTGCAAGCTTCACCCAGCAGTCTGCTCTTCTGCCAGACTGAGTCTCACCCCGTGCCATGCTCCCACGATGCCCCTGGAGTCCTGGCCGTCTAAATGAAGCACCCCTCTTGCTTACTCTCAGACTCCCCAACTTCCTTCTCTGGCCCCTTAATCAGGCTGAGCTTCAGTTTCTAGAATACTTGTCTGAGTCTCACTTGCCTCTCATCACTGGGTGACAGTGCCTAGCCCAAATCTATCATGTGATTGGCACGCAGCTAACACACAGTTCATAAACAAACTTTGGTCCAGTATGACATAGCCGTGCCTCACAGATGACACTAGAAAACATGTCTGCAAACTGGATCCTCTCACACTGCGAACCCCAGGCCACTCTGGAGGGAGGAAATCTAAGCACGTTCGTGCGTTTAACTTTTCTAAACCGTCAGAGAGAATTTTCAGTCTTCAGGTAAAGCAAGTTATGTTCTGTAACTTTTGGTcaatttaatgttaaaaaaaatcagagaaatagaAGTTTCCTAGGAATTTTCCAATTTTCCCTCTCCAGCTCTGAATGTAGCAGAAGTTGGTCTAAGTGCTTTGCTCATGTTAAATAATTTAGTTCTCACCATATCCATTTGAGTGGTTACTATTGTGAAGACCCTTTCTTTCTTACAGGGGAGGAAGCTGAagaacagagaggttaagtaagtTTCCCAAGGCCACCGGCCAGTGATTTCATGAGCTAGGGATCATAGCCTGGGACTCTGGCTCTAGTTATCATTATACATATCATTCCTTGGAGTTTATGCTGAAATTCACTCACCAAACCCATACAACCCTCAGGAACATGCAAACCATTTCTTGCTATCAAGACTGGCAGCCATTTGGAATTAACATGCATAAGAggtagaggtgtgtgtgtgtatgtgtatgtgtgtgtctgtgtccatgCCCACATTTCCCAAAGAAATAGCTGCATGTCTCCATAATTTTTTATCATAGCACCAGAGTAACATTCACACTCTAAGTAGAAGCCATCCTTATGGATGAATATTTCCACAACTCCATAAAACAATAGCAAAACACTTTATAGACATCCCAAGGAGGTCACTGGGAGGCAGCAGACCAGAAAGAAAGGGGAATTTCTACCAAGAAGGAACATACAGGTATTACCTGGGGGACTTCAGGCTTTGGCAGACTTCTTTCCACTCAAGTCCATCTTCTGGAGAGTAGGAGACACTCAGGAATGATCCCCACGGTGTCTGTTCCAGAAAACAGCAGCCACTTCCTCCTCAGGCCTAACGGATCTTTCCCTTGTGCAACACTTCACTGGAGCCAGTGAAAATGTGTCCCTGGCCGATTGGAAGGTGTGCTAATCACATGTGCATTTATGGCCTCTCTGACCATCAGTTTCCCCAAGGCTGAGCAATAAGTAGGAAAGTAACTGTTGGGAGTAACTGTCTTCTGGCTTTGAGATGTTGCTTAACCCATTGTTGGAGCAGAGATGATATCTCGGTCAATGGGAAGGGGTTGTAGAATAGAAGAGTAGAGCTGGTAGAGTTGTATAGTAAGAAAAGATAAGAACAGGAGTaaaagggaggagggacagtGGTCACTGAGACACTTAGACTCTATCAGCTGCCAGCAAAGATACCAGGTACTTTACATGCATGAACCTGTTCAGTTCTCACAGGTTTTGAAAGGTGAATTACTTTGTCCAATATCGTAAATTAACAATGCTAATTTAGTGTAAATGTATTCAATGATTACTGTGTACAAGTTGCTGTTTACTTATATAAACTCCTGCTAGCCTCACTGTAGCCCATGACCTAGGTACTTCCATTAATTCAATATGATGGAAGACAAATCTGTGGCATGGAAATGTTAGCCAGATGTCCTCTCATTTAATGAATTATCCTAGTCCActttctgctgctgtaacacCATACCACTGTCAGGGAAATGTACAGATAACAGACATTTActtggctcatggttctagaggctgggaagcctAAGGCCATGGCACAGGCTTCTGGCGAGGGCCTTCATACCGCATCATCACATGGTGGCGGGCCGGTAAGCACCACAGGACAGACAGGATGCAGGCCACACTTCATCCTTGGATCAGGAACCCATGCCCATGAGGACTAACACAACCACAGTGATATTAACCCAGCCCCGAATCCTGGGCAGCCTGGGTGGCGACCTCCTCAGGCCTTGCACGACTCACTCCCTTGGCTTTCCTAGGCTCAGCCCATGCCTCAGCTCACCCAGGTTGCCCTCTCCTGTCTCCGAGACTGGCATAGCGTATTGGTAGCTCTGCAGTCCTGGGGTCAGCCAGTACAGCTCTCTGTGGTATCTGCACCCCTGCAACAAGTCTCTGCCTGGGCACCAAGCTGTCCGCAGCACTGTTGGAGATCTGGATGGAGAAAGCCATGTTCCCCCCAGCTCTTAAATTTTGCATACCTGCAGAATGAGTACCTTGTGGGTGCTGCCCGGGTTTGCAGCTGGTTGAGCCACAGCCAGGCCCACCTGAGCACTGGCTGCGGCAGCTGAGAAGGGCTATGCGAGAATGCTGGGAGCAGCGTCCCAAGGAGGTCAGGGCAGGCAGCCTGTGGATGGCCTCCTAGAACTTGGTCTGCGACAGGACAGGCAGATTTGAAGATCTCTGAAATTCCTCCCATTATCTTGATGACCCCTCTTCCTATACTTATGTAAAATACTTGCTTGGCTCTCCTAAACAGACCTATTCATTCTTCACAGGGACAGCCTGTGAATTTTCCAacttcctctctgcttctctttgaATTATAAATCCCATCTCTGAGCGATTTTCCCCCCACCCGTCTTACATTTCCCTACGTGCAGTTAGAGTGGACACATGGACGCCAGAATGGTTTTCTGCTTAGATATTTCTTTCCCCGGGTATCTTAGTTCATTGCTCTTAAGTTCCTCATTCCAAAAAGGCCCAGGACGTGGACATCATTCCGCCATGTGCTTTGCAGCTGTGTCACAAGAATGACctttactccagtttccaacccctTGATCTTCCTCACCTCTGTCTGAGCCCTCATCAAAAGGGCCTTTCCTATCCACAGAACTTACCAACGTTCTGGTCGCAACTGCTAAGTCATCTCTAAGAAGAGTCAGACTTGCCCTACGGCTGTCCTCTTCTGAGTTCTCACCACGACTTCCCACAATGCTCCGTGGATGGCAGTACAAGCATTTTCAGGCCATTCTTCCAACTCTTCCCAGTACCCAGTTCCAGGTACTTGGTATCACAGTAGCTCTACTTCTTAGTACCTATTTTCTGTCCTGGTCCATGTTCTTCTGCTACAACAGAATATTGCAGAAGGGATAACGTATAAACAATCGAGGTCTACTTGACTCTTGGTTCTAGAGGAGAGGAAGTTGCAGACCAGGGCACCAGCTTCAGGCAAAGGCCTTCGATGCTACGTCCTAACACACTAGATAGAACTGTTAGCAAGCACCGGCGAGACAGAGGATGGGGCTGAACAGCATTTATCCAGAGCCCACTCCTGAAGCCACTAACCCATTCCTGTGACAATGACAAAAATCGATTGAGGAGGACTCTGCCCTCAAAACCTAATCACCTTTTCAAGGTTCCACCTCTTGTTACTGTCACAATGGCCATTAAATTTCAACAGGAGTTTGGAGGGGACTTTCCAAACACAGCATCAGCAAAGCCACGTCCAAAACCCAGGTTCTGTGCAGTGTGGAGCCAGAATCATGCCTGGTATCCCAGTGTGATCCTAACAACTGGGATATGCCCATCTAATTAAACACTAGATCATATGCTCATCCCAAATAAACAAGCATCCTTAAATAGGCAGGAAGATGAGAGCCAAGGGACAAGGAGTAAGGAAGTAGGCATTGTGCAAAGATCCGAATTACAATCCTCACAGAGGGTcacagggcagggcctgggaggagggCCCAGAACAGCGGGGCCACAGGAGAAGTCAGTGAGAGAAAAATGCACGCAGCAGAGTGAGGTCCCAGGCCCAGAAACCAGAGCATAAACAGGGACAGTTCACAGGTAAGAGGAAGAGGACCGGGTTCCACAACTGAAGGGCAGTTCAGCAACGGAGACTGTGCACACGGGGTGAGCAGGGGTCCAGCGTCCAGGAAAACACACCACACAGGAGCTCTGCAGCCAGGGCTGGCAAGGGAGCCTGGAGTACCTCAGCAGAAGCCAGAAGGAACTGGTAGAAAGGACGGTGGTAAAAGATGTGACAACCCCCTCTCACCCCATTTTAGCCAAAGCCACTGCAAACGGGAATACTGGAGAAATGACAGGAAAGTGCCCTgagcaaaggaaggaagaaatatgaggaagtgagagaaaaaaaaaacgaatCAAGCTTATTTTGAATTTAGGTCTCTAAACACAGCCACGAAAGGAACTTTTGTGGTCTTCAGTGATCTCATTTAAGACCTTAGAAAACAGTATTCCGTTTATGGCCTGGGgtggtggctccgtggtagagcgtttgcccagcatgtgtgaggcactgggttggatcctcagcaccacaataaataaattagttaattaattaattaattaattaaaggtattgtgtccatctacaattaaaaaaaattttttttaaagtttaaatgacAAAACGCAGGTCAAGGTCTTGGTAGCTAAGACCTCTACATAAGttccaaataaacaataaacacaAGAATGTCCTTCACTTCCTTCGAAAGGGAGTGATTGTGAGATACATAGCCTTCGAGAAAATATTCGTGATAAAGATTTAATGCGTTTGCTGTGTGCCAACATGATGCATTAGGTATGTATACGTTGTGAAATAACAATCATGAATTAGATAAGGGAACTATCACGGTTTTTGACTTTGGAATGTGATCCACGTGTTGGATTCCTCGTTTACTACTTTATAATGTTGTAACTTTTCAGTCATCATTTTGATACAGTGTCCTGCCAGTGAACAAGTAAAACCTGTTCTCAACAACTTCCAAGTCCACCACACACCACTGCTGTGGACCACAGCCACCTAGCTAAGCATTAGATCCTCAGGGTGGACTCACTTTGTTATACCTCAGGAAAGCTGTGGGGGTTAGGGGggagtcaaataaataaatacatgagggCAAACATTtgtgaaaaggaagagagaagacttagaggtttttctttcatttgtatgCAATATTTCCTAATTATAGAAGCTACCGACAGTCTCTCCAGGCTACCAGTCATGACCTTACAAACACAGAGTATTTAACAATACAGAGACATGTAATTTTATCATTTGCTTTGTGAGTCCAAAAAAGGACTCGTAATTGTTTGTATAAGAAACTCCTTAGCCAAAATAACAATGACTTTTGGAGCTCTGAAATCTTTTCATGAGAAACAAACTGTTTTTTAAGGGCTGACATTTGAAGTCCTGTCTTTGTAGCAGAACCTATCAATGCTCTTTGATGCAATAGACAGACAAACCTACACAGCTTGGCAGAGCTGGCTGTGTGAGGCCTCACCTCTGAATTAATTCACTCCTAGATTCCAACTGTCCCAACAATAGTCAAATTGCCCTAAAATATTACTCAAGAACAGTGTAGAGATTAGAATTCCcccaaataacaatttttaaaaagcatacgctgggcactgtggcacacacctataatcccagtgtctcagaagctaaggcaggaggattgagggtTAAAGTCACCCTCaaaaacttagtgaaaccctaagcaagctggtgagaccctgtctctaaataaaaattttaaaggggctagggatgtagctcagaagttgagcaatcctgggttcaatccctggtaccaaaaaaagcaTACAAGTTTATGTGGGCAAATTGGGAGAGGTGAAGAACAAGGGCttgctcaaatatttttttatttcttccttttagttatacatgacagtattttgacacatcatacatacatggagtataacttcccattcttgtgggtgtatatgatgtggagtttcactgatcttggattcatatatgaacacagaaaagctacatctgattcattctactttcccATTCCTGTTCCTCTTTTTTCCACCCATTcccctgtccaatccagtgaatcTTCACTCCTCCCCACTTCCTATTGTGAGTCAACATCTGCATATTAGATGCAGCCTTGGGtttttgaaattggcttatttcacttaacataatagtcCTCacttctatccatttacctgcaaatgccacaatttcattcttctttacggcagagtaatattcccttgtgtatatgtaccacattttcttacccattcatctattgaagggcacctaggttggttccatagtttagctatcatgaattgagtggctatgaacattgatgtggccacatcactatgCTGATTTTGAGCCCtctgggtataaacctaggagtgggatgattgggtcaaatggtgcttccattccaagttttctgaggaatctccatactgctttccagagtggttgcaccaatttgcagcgccaccagcaatgaatgagtgaacaattttccctgcatcctcgccaatatttattgttacttgtattcttgataattgcctttctggctggaatgagatgaaatctcagagtagttttaatttgcatttatctaattgctagtgatattaaacatttttcacatatatatttattctatgaagcatctgttcaattcctttgcccatttattgattgtgatatttctgttttgtttttaaagttttttgagttctttatacatcctggcGATGCTcagtctgagatgcaggtggcaaagattttctccctttctgtaactctctctttatgttcttgattgtttcctttacagTGAAGaagcatttattgattattgattttgcttcttgtgctttaggagtcttgttgaggaattttcctaagctgacatgatgaagattttgtcctaatttttcttctagtaactTCAGAGTCTGTGGTctaattcccaggtccttgatccactttgattgaCTTTCATGTAGGatgagataggggtctaatttcattttgctacatatagatttcaAGTTATCCCAGCCCAATTTgctgaagaagctatcttttctccaatgaatataGAATCGTGCCttttttgtctagtatgagataaccgtatttacatgggtttgtctctatgtcttccaTACCATtagtcttcatgcctgttttggtgccaatgccacgAGTTTCGTTACTATAGCTCGAtactataatttaagatctggtattgtgatgcctcctgctttgcttttcttgctgaggattgctttgactattctggacctcttatttttccaaatgaatttcctgactgctttttctatttctatgaagaacatcatcagaaccttaataggaattgcatcaaatctgtatagcacttttgttAGTATGGCAATTTTGACTATAAtactgcctatccaagaacatgcgagatctttccaccttctaaggtcttcttcaatttctttcttcagttttctgtagctttcattgtaaagatctttTACCTCGTTAGTTAGATTGTAGttcccaaatatttggaaaatattttctttgagaatatcatgaatgggatagttttcctaatttctctttcagttgatttattattgatgtataggaatgcaattgatatATGGCTGTTAATTTCATATCCTACTTCTTTGtggaatttgtttatgagttctagaaactTTCTGGTGGggttttttgggtcttctgaatatggaatcatgtcatcagcaaatagggatagtttgccTTGCTTCTTCTGAGGCAATTGGATGCTATAGAGAGTAGCCTACCTAGAACTACGAACAGGGACACAAGCAATTTTCAATgcattagaaatttttaaaaaacaaaataata
This portion of the Ictidomys tridecemlineatus isolate mIctTri1 chromosome 4, mIctTri1.hap1, whole genome shotgun sequence genome encodes:
- the Ms4a3 gene encoding membrane-spanning 4-domains subfamily A member 3; the encoded protein is MASEEGNKAEPPRVSAGSTPGGQAKPECVNNPAYQLMEGSQDHQKGVLQALGAVQILNGVVILALGVFLGSSEFLTHFFRHFFFFTVYTGYPLYGAVLFISSGSLTVVAGRKSTRMLMQNSFGMNIASATIALVGIVFLLIHLVLNNQAFKSCQSSRSPDLCNYLGSSSNGLVSLMLIFTLLELCITISLSAMWCKGNCCNSREEISSLPSSMESGIPPNEGNSESIKT